DNA from Balneolaceae bacterium:
CAAGTTAGGGGATTTCCCTACAGGTAGGCGCGTCATTTTTGTACTTTGGACAAAATAGATGGGCTCTATGGTCCTCATAGAAAGAAAGTGGCCAACTTGTAGTTACAAGTATTGATAAGGTGGAAGGCATACCGTACCTTGGTCATGATTAAAGAAAACAACAACCGTTTTTCAGGCGTATCTGAACGAAGAAACTATGGAATTGATCGAAATGCTTCGCTCCCCGTGGCCCTGGTATGTGGCCGGTCCGCTGATCGGGTTGATTGTACCGCTGCTCCTCCTGCTGGGCGGCAAGAAATTCGGCGTCTCCTCCAACCTGCGGCATACCTGCGCTGCCTGCATGCCGGGACGTGTAAAATTTTTCGACTACGACTGGAAGACGGAGGGCAGCTGGAACCTGGTTTTCATTGCCGGTACCGTGGCCGGGGGCTTTTTGGCCGGATGGCTGCTGAACAATCCCGATCCGGTTGAACTCTCAGTCCGCACCGTGGCGGATCTGCAAGCCCTGGGCATACGAGACTTCTCGGGCCTGCTGCCCGGCGACCTCTTCAGCTGGGAAAATCTGTTAACGCCCACAGGACTGATTGTGATGGTCGTCGGCGGTTTCCTTGTGGGATTCGGGGCGCGCTATGCCGGGGGCTGCACCTCGGGGCACGCCATAAGCGGACTGGCCGATCTGCAGCTGGCCTCACTGATGGCCACCATCGGCTTTTTTGTCGGGGGGCTCCTTGTTACCTGGTTCGTTTTTCCATTGATATTCTGATATAAAATGACACGCACCATGAAAAAATACCTGAAATACGCTCTGGCCGGCATATTCTTCGGTTTTGTGCTTGTAAAATCGGAGGTGATCTCCTGGTTCCGCATTCAGGAGATGTTTCGCTTCGATTCCATCCATATGTACGGTATTATCGGACTGGGAATCCTGGTGGCCATGGCCTCCATCCAGGTGATCAAGAAATACAACGTAAAGGACGCCGAAGGGAAGGTCATCTCCATCCCACCCAAGGACGAGTCGCAGGTGACGCGCTACCTGGCGGGAGGAACCCTCTTCGGTTTCGGATGGGCGCTCACCGGCGCCTGTCCGGGTCCCCTGTTCACCCTGGTCGGGGCGGGCTACGGGATCATTCTGGTGCCTCTGGCCAGCGCCATATTCGGAACCTGGGTCTACGGACTGCTGCGCGAGCGGCTGCCGCATTGACACACCGGCACTGGGACCCGACTTCCGATGATCATACGGCAATCAAAACGAACCAACCATGTACTTTAAACAGATATTCGACAAGAAACTGGCCCAGTACGCCTACCTCATAGGCTGCCAGGCCACCGGCGAAGCCATCGTCATTGATCCCCTGCGGGACGTGGATCTCTACCACGAGCTGGCGGCAGAAGAGGGCCTTCGGATCACCGCAGCCGCCGACACCCACATCCACGCCGACTACGTCTCAGGCCTGCGCGAGCTGGCCGAAGAGGGTGTGAAGGTCTACGGCTCTGACGAGGGGGGAGCCGACTGGAAATACGAGTGGCTGATGGGAAGCGAGTACAACTATGAGCTGGTCACGGATGGAGACTCCTTCACCCTGGGCAATCTGCGCCTGGACGTGGTGCACACGCCCGGGCACACCCCCGAATCGGTCTCCTTCCTGTTAACCGACGGCGCGGCCGCCGACGAACCCATGGGTATTCTCACCGGCGATTTTGTTTTTGTAGGGGACGTGGGACGGCCCGATCTGCTGGAGACGGCGGCCGGACAGGAGGGCGCCATGCAGCCGGCCGCCCGTGAGCTGTACCGTTCGGTGTTGGCCTTCCGTGACCTGCCGGAATACCTGCAGGTGTGGCCGGCCCACGGGGCGGGCAGCGCCTGCGGCAAGGCCCTTGGCGCCGTTCCTGAGTCGACCGTAGGCTACGAACTGCGCTACAGTCCCGCCTTTCAGGCCGCCGGCAGCGAGCAGGAGTTTGTGGACTTCATCCTCGACGGCCAGCCTGAGCCGCCTCTCTACTTTGGACGCATGAAAAAGGTAAACCGGGAGGGTCCACCCGTGCTCGGAAGCCTCCCCCGACCCGTACCTATGGGCGCCGGGGAGATCGCCTCCGCCGATGGGACCGTCATCGACACCCGGAAGGCCGAAGCCTTTATGGACGGCCACCTGCCGGGATCGCTGCTGGCGCCGCTGAACATCAATTTCAACACCGTGGCCGGCTCTTATGCCGACGCAGAGAAGGAGCTCTACCTGGTGATCGGTGAGGAGGACCTCGAGGAGGCCGTGCGCGATCTGGTGCGGGTGGGGCTGGATCGCATCGCAGGCTACGTTACGCCGCAGGAGCTGGAGGCCTGGGAGGGCGGGAAATCCCGTATTACCACCGGCGATTTTACAGAGGTGACATGCCGGGCGGACGACCCCAAAGTGCAGGTGCTGGATGTGCGCAAGGCCACCGAGTACGCTGAGGGCCATGTGCCAGGCGCCTTGAACATCGCCTACACCCGCCTGGCGGACCACCTGGACGAGCTGCCCCGCGACCGCGAACTGCTGGTGCACTGCCGTTCCGGTATACGCGCATCCTACGCTGTCGGCCTGTTGGCGCGGGAGGGCTTCCGCGTACGCTGGATCGACGACAATATTGAAAACCTGAAACCCTGAACTCATGATCCTTGCCTGGATAGGCGCGCTGATGGTTGGACTTTCCCTGGGACTCCTCGGTTCCGGGGGGTCCATCCTGACGGTCCCCGTACTCATCTACCTGGTGGGCGAGTCGGAAAAAGTGGCCATCGCCGAGTCTCTCGGCATCGTGGGCGCCATCAGCTTCGCCGGCGCCGTACCCTACGCGTTTAAACAGCAGGTGCACTGGCGCAGCGTCGTTCTATTCGGGCTGCCCGGCATGGGCGGCACCTACCTGGGCGCCATCATCGCAGGCTACGTGTCGGCCACCTTCCAGATCATCCTATTCGCCGCGGTAATGGTGGCGGCCGCCGTCATGATGTTCCGCGACAAGAAAGAGAT
Protein-coding regions in this window:
- a CDS encoding YeeE/YedE thiosulfate transporter family protein, which translates into the protein MELIEMLRSPWPWYVAGPLIGLIVPLLLLLGGKKFGVSSNLRHTCAACMPGRVKFFDYDWKTEGSWNLVFIAGTVAGGFLAGWLLNNPDPVELSVRTVADLQALGIRDFSGLLPGDLFSWENLLTPTGLIVMVVGGFLVGFGARYAGGCTSGHAISGLADLQLASLMATIGFFVGGLLVTWFVFPLIF
- a CDS encoding DUF6691 family protein, with the protein product MKKYLKYALAGIFFGFVLVKSEVISWFRIQEMFRFDSIHMYGIIGLGILVAMASIQVIKKYNVKDAEGKVISIPPKDESQVTRYLAGGTLFGFGWALTGACPGPLFTLVGAGYGIILVPLASAIFGTWVYGLLRERLPH
- a CDS encoding rhodanese-like domain-containing protein translates to MYFKQIFDKKLAQYAYLIGCQATGEAIVIDPLRDVDLYHELAAEEGLRITAAADTHIHADYVSGLRELAEEGVKVYGSDEGGADWKYEWLMGSEYNYELVTDGDSFTLGNLRLDVVHTPGHTPESVSFLLTDGAAADEPMGILTGDFVFVGDVGRPDLLETAAGQEGAMQPAARELYRSVLAFRDLPEYLQVWPAHGAGSACGKALGAVPESTVGYELRYSPAFQAAGSEQEFVDFILDGQPEPPLYFGRMKKVNREGPPVLGSLPRPVPMGAGEIASADGTVIDTRKAEAFMDGHLPGSLLAPLNINFNTVAGSYADAEKELYLVIGEEDLEEAVRDLVRVGLDRIAGYVTPQELEAWEGGKSRITTGDFTEVTCRADDPKVQVLDVRKATEYAEGHVPGALNIAYTRLADHLDELPRDRELLVHCRSGIRASYAVGLLAREGFRVRWIDDNIENLKP